The genomic DNA TTTAAGCAGTAAAGTTATGATTCATAGAGCtatgtttgaaagttttatacaCAATGCTGTCAATATAAGTcctaaatttttttcaatttagctTCAATATCTGCCTCATCTAAATCACCTAGGTCATTTGCTTGCACTTCTATTTTAATAGcttgtaatttcttttttacagCATCTTTACTGGATGCATATATCATCTTTTCTTTCATTGGAGCTTCATCTGGACTCCTGAAAACAAAGAAATCGGTTTATTAAAAACATCATTAgagttaatacatgtacatgtataaaataataataatttaaggggtagaccttggttcagggagacaactctttaaATCGGTGATGTGTATGTTAAAGTCAAGTTTTCTTAAAAGATACAGTTTAGAATCCTAGaattaatttatgataattgtGGACACAAACGTTCTGGTGAAAGTCatactgatgattttaaagaagtaTTTGCCTAAACCTAGGTCTACAGCTCCTTAACACGAGAACTTAGGATATTCAAAGATAAGTCTAGTAAGACTTATGATACATATAATTTCTTCTGTTTTTCGTCTTTTTTGTacgcatttgtttttttaaattttttattgaagCGTTGGATTTTTCATACTACATTTGTActcaaaactatatttttaagATTATGAGGGCCGTCATAAATTCACATCCAAATTCTTACATCTTGACTGACTGATTcgtataaacataaaacattaaacacaAACATCGGATTATTTACATGAACAGTGGTAATTTTCATACAATTATTACTCAAATAATCACCTGGTTCCCTTTTAAATTGTCTATTTTACATCGGTTGAGGTACACAGCTATGTTTTCCCTTTTAGATTCAATCCTGAATTGTTTTTGAACTACATGTACGACGCTTCAAAACTGTTCAAAATAATTACTTAATTCAATAAAAAGGAAGGCCATTAAAATTTTGATCTAAGGAAAACACTTGAAATGGTCTTGCTAAAATATGACTTGCCAAACAGATATTCAAATTAAGGCAGGCAttctaaaattctaaaaaagatCACAAAAGGACAGGGCGTGAAGAAAACATGGAATTGCATGCAAAAACAAGCTGCATGTATTCTACCCCACCCAGCCTTTCAATTAATTCATGATCATGTGTATGCATGTACATACTATAATCTCTTTTTAGGTTTTGCTGGATAATGACCGGTATCAAACTAATAACTGCTGCTTTAGTGTATCCTATTAATCGATAACATATATTGGATTGCATTTTAAAGTTTGTCATTTACATAGTCATGATGGTTggaaatttttttattatgtgcccaccatttgacaaaaaaaaaaataaatttttttactatttgatgcagttttttttttttttttttatatcagtaaATTGgcgtttcttttcaatttgaagGACATATATAGGGGGCATgaatttcataacaaaattgcTTGTCTCAGCTGGAAATAGACAATAAGACAtattcgctagccaagggttatcTAAGAATGGCAAGATGAACATCTTATCTACGTTTTCAGGTTGTTAATATCACTAGTCTTAATGAGACAATGtttattctgttttaaaatCTTGCTTTCTACATAATTTCTATCGTCTCATACTTCACGACACACGCTTTTTGGACTTCAAACCTGCAAACCGGAAGTGAATGCCGGTTTTTCATAAAAATGCGAGCTTTGTATTTGAATAGGAACTAGTTTTGTAGATAAGGGTAGCCCGCTTTACTCACCACgaaataagaatgattttactatgtttttgtccattttctGTGGTGTAGTtgtaatcatataaaacgtATCTTGGTTCTTTCGCAGGCAGAATTTTCTTTAGTTCTTCAAAGGGTAAGGTTCCGACTTCAAATTCATGTTCGGCCACTATTTGCCTCTTCTCTTCTTTATTTATTAACAGTACTAGAGCGTCTAataaatgctttgttttcagTTTGGTGTCGTATATTTTTACAACTTTATCACACAGACCAACTCCTGACATAGCCATCTTAaaggaaaaagaataataacTAATTTGATATGGGCAGTGAACTTTTAGCAAAATCTTACTTTGAAGAGGAAGTAGACTAATAGCTAATCCCTTCTACTATACTGTAAATAAATGTAGGACAGCTAGAAAGAGTGTGTAGACAGCTTATTAATAATCTGCATATGAAGCGATATGatctgctaaaaaaaaaaaaaatatataaaaagaaaaacaatcttTCATGAGGAGTGAATGTTAAGTAACATATGACATTATGCTGATGATCAGGGTTGGAATCTCCACAGGTATCAATCAAATAgacattctaatatgacgttcttcTTTAGCTTTAGATacaaagccatgttctaatTCTAATAGAACATAGGCTGCAcgtgattgacgtcacaattgaaattgcaacgtcagatgaattttgaacatCGCCAGATATCAAAATGGCcatttttgttggtgttgctcgctaggaaattaaataaaaacattataaaagtaagtttaaatgtttctgttctttttattattgataaactgttgatttttctataacgcttttgttcatcaaatcaaaatggcgaCATATCGAGTGTCTACTATAGGTCCGCTTCGAAgtacaaaagttcaaaatattcctattagaatcgaaataattctatcatgccatgctctatgctcactttaacatgggtaggcattatatttgtaaacatttaatacctcgctaacgctcggtattaagatattaacaaatataatgcctacccatgttaaaatgagcatagagcatggcatgatagaattatttcttaagttaAATCAACcttcataaattatatttatttaagtaaaCCGTTGAAGTCTAGACAGACAACATTTCTTGAATCTAAgaataagacatttttttttcattttttcttttgggTGGGGGATATGAATTATAAGTTTGAAACGGCCGCAAggacaaaaaaaaccaatagattgtacaattttttttaaagagtctTCTTTGAAGTCTTTCTGTCTCAATATTGATTTAAACTGCTGTGAAATGATCCAAAACCGGAGTTACTAATAAGCTACCACAGTTTGAGTCTTTGTTACCAATCCAAATTTAAAGATGGCCAACATCCGAATTAAAAAGGTTTCACATAAGACTGACTAAATGTTTAATCAATACTAACATTCACTATGAAACAGTTGCGGATCCAGGGAGAAAGGGTGTGTGCAGGGGCTGGAACCCACTTTTTTGaaagatcaatgcatttgaatgagaaCAAATGGTTAGAACACCTTCCCCTTTATAGATACTTCTTAAAAGATCATCTCTTgcatttaatacaaaatattgcaCTTAAATATGAAACTGTGAAGATCTGCGGCGTTATACTGGAGAGTGTACGTGCTGCCAAACAGAGAAAAATGATATTGCATGGGACCAACCAATTTACTTCACCTGAGGGGGAGGAGGAGGGGTGTGTTTTTGTCGGAGTTGTCTTGAATTTTTCGCGTAAAACGGAAACTTTTCTTTTTCTAGTTTTTCAACGCTTccaatcaaattttttttcagtatttaacactataaggtATGGGTCGGAAATCTGGATTATCCGTCAAATTGGGCATCGGGATATTGTTTCTCTCTTGTATTTAAATGGTTGTTCtctaagaaaaaaattattcatgccatatatttgtttgaaattcttATATGCCACATGGGCCTTTAAATCTTCTCTTTAAAACAgaactatataaaaatgacataaaaaagaCTTTCGTCAGTCGAACAATTCAGGTGGGGGCACCACCATTCATAAACTTGCTGAAGGAAACACTTCATactaacaatataaaaaagaattactGGGCCCCGGATACTAATCATTTCACATTGAACTGCAGGGACGGAtccagacattttaaaaagagggttcCCAACCCGGGACAAACTATATGTcaccattcaaatgcattgatcgtcccaaAAAAGGGgtgttccaacccccggaacgcTCGCCACTGActtctgtgtccacacttgtttgtGAGACATGTAcatttcaatttgatttaaGATGGagctaaaaaaataatagtacttaaataatatcaaatgttttaccTTAATTAATATTGAGTTACACGAAAGCTTTGATTCTCCTTTAATATGTCAGTCTACTTGATTTTTATCCAATTTATAGCAAACATTTTGCTTTCTATTATTTTTGGTCACGGTTTTACTTTTTCCATATATGGGTAAATGGGTCTATTTGTTGGTCATTTACTATGTTTTACCTATTTTAGGCAATacctttttttaaacacatgttTAAAGTAAGAATTTCTCCTTACCTGTATTCTATTTTAATACTACTGAcatcattgtatatatatatcattgaatgtaaacaaagatgtatcatataa from Mytilus trossulus isolate FHL-02 chromosome 8, PNRI_Mtr1.1.1.hap1, whole genome shotgun sequence includes the following:
- the LOC134681151 gene encoding destrin-like, translated to MAMSGVGLCDKVVKIYDTKLKTKHLLDALVLLINKEEKRQIVAEHEFEVGTLPFEELKKILPAKEPRYVLYDYNYTTENGQKHSKIILISWSPDEAPMKEKMIYASSKDAVKKKLQAIKIEVQANDLGDLDEADIEAKLKKI